TCGTCGCGTTGCCGGTCCTGGGTGATCGCCACCCGGTCGCGGTCGTCCTGACGGTTCTGGGCCAGCAGGATCAACGGCGCCGCGTAGGAGGCCTGCGTGGAGAAGAACAGGTTCAGCAGGATGAACGGGTAGGGGTCCCATTGCAGGCCGAACAACCCGACCAGGTTCAGCAGGATCCAGACGATGACGAAAGCGGTCATCCACACCAGGAACTGCGCGGTGCCCATATAGCGGGCGAACTTCTCCGCGAACCGGCCGAAGGCGTCGCTGTCCAGCGGTGACTGCGGCAACAACCGCACCGACTGCTCGCGGGGCTGATCCAGCGCGTCGCGGCGACGCTTGGCGCGCTCAGCCATGGCTGGTGCTCCTGTTCGCGCGGTCCTCGCTGCGGCCGGTCGTCATCGTGGGATGCAGATCGTGGCGTTCCTCGCGCCAGTCCTCGGGCAGGATGTGGTCGAGGACGTCGTCGACGGTGATGACCCCGATCAAGCGGCCGGAATCGTCCACCACCGGGAGGCTGACCAGGTTGTAGGTCGCCAGGGTCCGCGTGACGTGGCCAAGGGGTGCCGTCGCCAGCAACGGTTCGATGCTTTTGTCCACGATGCTGCCCACCGGGCTGGAGGGCGTCTCCCGGAGCAGGGCCTGGGTGTGGACCATGCCCAGGAACCGGCCGGTCGGGGTCTCCAGCGGAGGACGGCAGACGTACACCGCCGAGGCCAGGGCGGGAGCGATCTGTTCGCGACGCACCAGGGCGAGCCCTTCGGCGACGCTGGCTTCGGGACCGAGCACGATGGCTTCGGTGGTCATCAGACCACCGGCGGTGTTCTCGTCGTACGACATGAGCCGGCGGACCGGCTCCGCCTCATCCGGCTCCATCCGGGCCAGCAGTTGTTCGGCCTGGTCCGGCGGCAGGTCGGCCAACAGGTCGGCCGCATCGTCGGGCTCCATCGCCTCCAGGACGTCGGCCGCGCGGCCGATCTCCAGACCGGCGAGGATCTCGACCTGGTCGTCCTCGGGCAGTTCCTCCAGGATGTCAGCCAGTTTGCTGTCGTCCAGGGCCGCGGCGACTTCGGCCCGCCGCTTGGGGTTCAGGTCGTGGATGACCTCGGCCAGGTCGGCGACGCGCAGATCCTCATAGCTGGCCAGGAGGCTTTCGGCGCTCTGCGCGGGGGCCTGCTGGTGCAGCCCGAGGATCCGGTCGATATCGATCAGGAACGTCGTTCCGGTACGCCGGCGGGTCAGGCGCGACATCGCTTTGGAAGCACCGGACACGTCTTCGGCCCGCCGCACGAATGCCTTGGTGACGATCCAGTCCCGGCGGGCGTTCTGCTCGATCCCCAGGTCTTCGACCACACCGGTGAAGGTCTGTCCCTCTTCGCGCACCTGCACACTGCGGTCCAGCAGTTCGGCCATGGCCAGGTACTCGCCGGTGCGTTGTTCGAACCGTCGCATGTTGACCAGGCCGGTGGTGAAGACAGCGCCGGGGTCGATACCGGTGACCCGGGTCATCGGGACGAAAACCCGTCGGCGGCCGGGCACCTCGATGACCAACCCGATCGCCCGGGCCTGGCCGTTGGCTGCGAACGTGATGATGACATCCCGGACCCGGCCGACCTGGTCACCGAGGGGGTCCAGGACCACCAAAC
The window above is part of the Branchiibius hedensis genome. Proteins encoded here:
- a CDS encoding DUF1003 domain-containing protein, with amino-acid sequence MAERAKRRRDALDQPREQSVRLLPQSPLDSDAFGRFAEKFARYMGTAQFLVWMTAFVIVWILLNLVGLFGLQWDPYPFILLNLFFSTQASYAAPLILLAQNRQDDRDRVAITQDRQRDERNLADTEFLTREVASLRLAVRETATRDFVRSELRALLEELEERGMVAPGEDRAT
- a CDS encoding magnesium transporter MgtE N-terminal domain-containing protein, with the translated sequence MSSQTRVFVARIAGLVVLDPLGDQVGRVRDVIITFAANGQARAIGLVIEVPGRRRVFVPMTRVTGIDPGAVFTTGLVNMRRFEQRTGEYLAMAELLDRSVQVREEGQTFTGVVEDLGIEQNARRDWIVTKAFVRRAEDVSGASKAMSRLTRRRTGTTFLIDIDRILGLHQQAPAQSAESLLASYEDLRVADLAEVIHDLNPKRRAEVAAALDDSKLADILEELPEDDQVEILAGLEIGRAADVLEAMEPDDAADLLADLPPDQAEQLLARMEPDEAEPVRRLMSYDENTAGGLMTTEAIVLGPEASVAEGLALVRREQIAPALASAVYVCRPPLETPTGRFLGMVHTQALLRETPSSPVGSIVDKSIEPLLATAPLGHVTRTLATYNLVSLPVVDDSGRLIGVITVDDVLDHILPEDWREERHDLHPTMTTGRSEDRANRSTSHG